A portion of the Agrobacterium tumefaciens genome contains these proteins:
- a CDS encoding class I SAM-dependent methyltransferase, which yields MIAIDTDIDSPNYIPLTAWLRHGPFAMWLVRTMKPRRIVELGTHYGFSYFSFCQAVASHKLMTDCFAVDTWAGDEHAGYYDDSVYLAVVEENIKFAGFSTLLRKTFAEALDDVEDNSVDILHVDGRHFYDDVKEDFTSWTRKLSDRAVVLFHDTEVRERDFGVWRYWAELTLERPAINFRFEHGLGVLFWGESVPDELQPFVGLIEKEPSRTFIENYFKIAGDAFSEKIRLDEQLDTLRLQLSSELSTSQELRRTNNVLIEELEEKNKELVIAASRLEAVKYILNVERKSPLIGLKSHIAYVVLTRIARISSSTFPKFSERLSRSAAKRDPSRDPFRGVQLRSRTEMLGE from the coding sequence ATGATTGCAATAGACACGGATATAGATTCACCAAACTACATACCATTGACTGCCTGGCTTCGCCATGGCCCATTTGCAATGTGGTTGGTCCGCACGATGAAGCCTAGGCGAATTGTTGAGCTGGGTACACATTACGGTTTTTCATATTTCAGTTTTTGCCAAGCAGTGGCGTCTCATAAGTTAATGACTGACTGTTTCGCTGTGGATACCTGGGCGGGTGACGAGCACGCTGGATACTACGACGATAGTGTTTACTTGGCAGTGGTCGAGGAAAATATAAAATTCGCGGGATTTAGTACATTACTAAGGAAGACCTTTGCTGAGGCGCTCGATGATGTTGAGGATAACTCAGTAGATATTCTCCACGTCGACGGGAGGCATTTTTACGATGACGTGAAAGAGGATTTTACTTCTTGGACACGAAAGCTCTCTGACCGCGCCGTAGTTTTATTTCATGACACTGAGGTTAGAGAACGTGATTTCGGAGTGTGGCGTTATTGGGCGGAACTAACTCTTGAGAGACCCGCGATTAATTTTCGTTTTGAACACGGGCTAGGGGTGCTTTTTTGGGGCGAGAGCGTTCCCGATGAATTACAGCCATTTGTTGGGCTGATCGAGAAGGAACCTTCGCGCACGTTCATTGAGAACTATTTTAAAATCGCTGGAGACGCTTTTTCAGAAAAAATACGTCTCGACGAGCAATTGGACACCCTACGTTTACAGCTTTCAAGTGAACTTTCAACCTCACAGGAACTTCGCAGGACTAACAATGTTCTGATTGAGGAATTGGAAGAAAAAAACAAAGAATTAGTCATTGCTGCGAGCAGGTTAGAAGCAGTGAAGTATATTTTGAATGTTGAGAGAAAAAGTCCGCTTATTGGGTTAAAAAGCCACATAGCGTATGTTGTGTTAACGCGGATCGCGAGGATTTCTTCTTCGACTTTTCCAAAATTTAGCGAAAGGTTGTCTCGAAGCGCTGCAAAGCGTGACCCAAGTCGTGACCCTTTCCGTGGCGTGCAGCTGAGGTCAAGGACTGAAATGTTGGGTGAATAG
- a CDS encoding glycosyltransferase family protein, with protein sequence MVEAIRELDPCEIVASWFSLDEIDSLMSLLPRIQVLVLARVRYGKSVGELMARAQAFNVRILADFDDLVFDTSYAHLVLANNDQPTENDAHINSWYAYVGRLQATAALCDGGITTNEFLAPKLAKACGGPVSIVPNFLNKRQQEFSKILLEKKRAKNFRGSGTVKIGYFSGSPTHNRDFQIAVQALCRLLKEDRDVTVRIVGFMESFRELSQFSERVEVIELQDWLNLQARIAEVDVNIAPLQLNDFTNCKSELKYFEAAVVGTFSCLSRSYTFAHAVSDPQDALIVDDWRWHEALSTAVDLVRTPQVYGQRVEKAAERAYSRYGWDCNTDKILAALEI encoded by the coding sequence ATGGTTGAGGCAATTCGCGAACTTGACCCGTGCGAGATCGTGGCGAGTTGGTTCTCGCTTGATGAGATCGACTCGTTGATGTCGCTCCTACCAAGAATCCAAGTCCTAGTTTTGGCGCGGGTGAGATACGGAAAATCGGTAGGCGAGCTTATGGCCCGTGCGCAAGCATTTAACGTGCGAATTCTGGCGGACTTTGATGACTTAGTGTTCGACACTAGCTATGCCCATTTAGTGCTAGCAAACAACGATCAACCGACGGAAAATGACGCTCACATAAACTCCTGGTACGCATATGTCGGTAGACTCCAGGCAACTGCTGCACTATGTGACGGCGGCATCACGACAAATGAGTTTTTGGCACCGAAACTTGCCAAAGCGTGTGGCGGTCCAGTTAGTATTGTACCAAATTTCTTAAACAAGAGGCAGCAAGAATTTTCGAAAATACTGCTTGAAAAGAAGCGCGCTAAAAACTTTCGCGGAAGCGGGACGGTCAAGATCGGATATTTTAGTGGCTCACCGACGCATAATAGGGACTTCCAGATCGCCGTCCAAGCACTTTGCCGGCTCTTAAAGGAAGATCGCGACGTCACAGTTCGTATAGTCGGCTTTATGGAGAGTTTCAGGGAGTTGTCTCAGTTCTCCGAACGGGTTGAGGTGATTGAGTTGCAAGATTGGCTCAACCTCCAGGCGCGTATAGCAGAAGTTGATGTAAATATCGCGCCACTACAGCTAAATGATTTCACTAATTGTAAGAGCGAATTAAAGTATTTTGAGGCGGCGGTGGTTGGAACTTTTAGCTGTTTGTCGCGAAGCTATACGTTCGCTCATGCTGTGAGTGATCCCCAAGATGCACTGATTGTAGACGATTGGCGGTGGCATGAAGCTCTTAGCACGGCTGTCGACCTTGTCAGAACCCCACAGGTTTATGGTCAACGCGTTGAGAAGGCTGCTGAGCGTGCCTACTCACGGTATGGTTGGGATTGTAATACGGATAAAATATTGGCTGCATTAGAGATATAG
- a CDS encoding rhamnosyltransferase WsaF family glycosyltransferase — MKKILYRIPFHKDGRPRNWLKALLANNQKEVRSLWRRVVYKRNGSVRARYHSWLADTSVVTNPAMVETVENYLDKRWSALRPLVTFPETHAEYRINLVTDSIRESSLFGGVGTALLLAVLLAEKSQAPLRIITRLEPPDSLSLAALLKANDIEFSGRVEFQFAPHYGSRELPVCHLDLFISTSWWTTRCLLNTVPHDRIVYLLQEDERMFYPMGDDQVACGLTLAEPVKLVVVNTKLLHASLTDEVSGIPGLLDRSVFFEPAFSARQRNWSGAPDKRQLFFYARPNNLRNLYLTGLRLIEDAVSEGILNPEEWKVHLVGHDLPKLEFSSNLEVEYHKPMHWEQYLEFLRGMDAGISLMHTPHPSYPPLDLASMGIPVLTNAAFSKRHLSNYSNNIICAELNNACLIRGLSELVARANDLELCRKNVSSDNICRSWRQALSAVVEQLNSIIER; from the coding sequence ATGAAGAAAATTCTTTATCGTATTCCCTTTCACAAGGATGGGAGACCACGTAACTGGTTGAAGGCGTTGCTTGCTAATAATCAGAAAGAGGTCCGCAGCCTGTGGCGTAGAGTTGTTTATAAGCGAAACGGTTCCGTACGGGCACGATATCATTCTTGGTTGGCGGATACGTCTGTCGTAACGAATCCAGCCATGGTTGAAACTGTGGAGAACTATCTCGACAAAAGATGGTCGGCACTGCGGCCGCTAGTGACATTCCCAGAAACGCATGCTGAATACCGCATAAACTTGGTCACCGATAGCATCAGAGAATCAAGCCTTTTTGGAGGGGTTGGAACTGCATTGTTGTTGGCCGTTCTGTTGGCGGAAAAATCCCAAGCGCCTCTAAGAATCATTACTCGCCTAGAGCCTCCGGACAGCCTTAGTCTTGCTGCACTTCTCAAGGCAAACGATATTGAATTTTCAGGACGAGTGGAGTTTCAGTTTGCTCCCCATTACGGGAGCAGAGAACTGCCAGTTTGTCATCTCGATCTTTTCATATCTACGTCTTGGTGGACAACTAGGTGTTTGTTGAACACTGTGCCGCATGACCGCATCGTTTATCTTCTTCAGGAGGACGAGCGGATGTTCTATCCAATGGGCGATGATCAAGTTGCATGTGGATTGACGCTTGCGGAACCAGTGAAGCTTGTTGTGGTGAATACTAAACTTCTCCACGCCTCTCTAACAGATGAAGTCAGCGGTATTCCCGGTCTTTTAGACCGTAGCGTGTTTTTCGAACCTGCTTTTAGCGCTCGCCAGCGGAATTGGAGCGGTGCACCAGATAAAAGGCAATTATTCTTCTATGCTCGACCAAACAACCTTCGGAACTTGTATCTAACAGGGCTTCGGTTGATTGAAGATGCTGTGTCAGAAGGGATCCTCAATCCAGAGGAATGGAAGGTGCATCTTGTAGGTCACGACCTCCCGAAGCTAGAGTTTTCTTCTAACCTAGAGGTGGAGTATCACAAGCCTATGCATTGGGAGCAATATCTCGAGTTTTTGCGGGGGATGGATGCAGGTATCAGTTTAATGCATACGCCTCATCCTTCGTATCCTCCATTAGATCTGGCCTCTATGGGTATACCCGTATTAACTAATGCAGCATTCAGTAAGCGTCATCTCAGCAACTACTCAAACAACATAATCTGTGCAGAACTTAACAATGCATGTCTTATCCGTGGACTCTCCGAGCTTGTCGCCCGGGCCAACGATCTCGAATTGTGTAGAAAAAACGTCTCGAGCGACAATATTTGCCGGAGCTGGCGCCAGGCCTTGAGCGCCGTAGTTGAGCAATTAAACAGCATAATTGAACGTTGA
- a CDS encoding ABC transporter ATP-binding protein, with product MLQKKTERKTYEAGVLLEGVSKYFGHPDAPVVALEKLDLTIGDGEFVAIVGPSGCGKSTMMRLISRLSHASTGKISLFGDVSNNPPPGMSIVFQNHVLLAWRTIIDNVLFPAEMTGRNREELRPHALALLQSVGLKDFANRYPHELSGGMKQRASIARALLLQPRLLLMDEPFGALDALTREQMRIDLEALWLKNRMTVVFITHSIDEAVLLADRVIVMTPRPGRIEKVLEIDMPRPRGLAARREPEFIEKSEEITEIFLSRGILQPHA from the coding sequence ATGTTGCAGAAGAAGACCGAAAGGAAGACCTATGAGGCGGGCGTTTTGCTGGAGGGTGTCAGTAAATATTTCGGGCACCCGGATGCGCCGGTCGTGGCGCTGGAAAAGCTCGACCTGACGATTGGCGACGGGGAGTTCGTGGCAATTGTCGGCCCTTCCGGCTGCGGCAAATCAACGATGATGCGGCTGATCTCACGGCTTTCGCACGCCAGCACCGGAAAGATTTCCCTTTTTGGCGATGTTTCAAATAACCCGCCGCCCGGCATGAGCATCGTTTTCCAGAATCACGTGCTTCTGGCCTGGAGAACGATTATCGATAATGTGCTGTTCCCGGCCGAAATGACCGGCAGAAACCGTGAGGAACTGAGACCCCACGCATTGGCGCTTCTTCAATCCGTCGGCCTGAAAGACTTTGCCAACCGGTATCCGCACGAACTATCCGGCGGCATGAAACAGCGCGCATCCATTGCGCGTGCGCTTCTGCTTCAGCCCAGGCTTTTGCTGATGGATGAGCCTTTCGGTGCGTTGGATGCGCTGACGCGCGAACAGATGCGTATCGACCTTGAAGCGCTCTGGCTGAAAAATCGTATGACGGTGGTGTTCATCACCCATTCCATCGACGAGGCGGTTCTTCTGGCGGACCGCGTCATAGTCATGACGCCGCGGCCGGGCCGAATTGAAAAAGTGCTGGAGATCGACATGCCGCGTCCGCGTGGACTGGCGGCACGGCGCGAGCCGGAATTTATCGAAAAATCCGAGGAGATCACCGAGATATTCCTATCGCGCGGCATTCTGCAGCCCCATGCCTGA
- a CDS encoding IclR family transcriptional regulator, translating to MEKTINVPSGGVERTIAMLELLALAEEPLKLSDVAHQLDIPKSACHRILTSLIDNGWAWQSPESDCYALTMRMALVGQKQLARLQVSDLRQPILDDLAERTRELVRLTAVQNNTLVWVGSARGRRSGLVFEPDMSAGIVPYATANGKIWLASLERERALRIALEAGLGQPGQQAANAINTIEALNKELDAVSRLGYGRAVGEAEEGVGAIAVAIRQDKEVVGTMSVAAPLTRLTDERVAEILPLLVRAASDMEIAWKSPGNRRQPAEST from the coding sequence ATGGAAAAGACGATCAATGTACCAAGCGGCGGTGTCGAGCGGACGATCGCCATGCTGGAGCTTCTTGCCTTGGCCGAGGAGCCGCTGAAGCTTTCCGATGTCGCACACCAGCTCGATATTCCCAAAAGCGCTTGCCACCGTATCCTGACATCGCTCATCGACAACGGCTGGGCGTGGCAGAGCCCGGAAAGCGATTGTTATGCGTTGACCATGCGCATGGCGCTGGTGGGTCAGAAACAGCTGGCGCGTCTGCAGGTATCGGATCTGCGCCAGCCGATCCTCGACGATCTTGCGGAGCGCACCCGTGAACTCGTTCGCCTGACCGCCGTGCAGAACAACACTCTCGTGTGGGTCGGCTCGGCGCGCGGCCGCCGTTCCGGTCTGGTATTCGAGCCCGATATGAGCGCCGGCATCGTTCCGTACGCTACGGCGAACGGCAAGATATGGCTGGCCAGCCTCGAAAGGGAGCGGGCGCTCAGGATTGCGCTCGAGGCCGGACTTGGCCAACCCGGCCAGCAGGCTGCCAACGCCATCAACACGATTGAAGCGCTCAACAAGGAACTGGACGCTGTTTCTCGCCTCGGTTACGGCCGTGCGGTTGGCGAAGCCGAGGAAGGGGTAGGGGCAATCGCAGTTGCCATCCGTCAGGATAAGGAAGTTGTCGGCACCATGAGCGTTGCCGCGCCGCTCACGCGGTTGACCGATGAGCGTGTGGCGGAAATTCTGCCGCTTCTGGTGAGGGCAGCGAGCGATATGGAAATCGCCTGGAAATCGCCTGGTAATCGGCGTCAACCGGCCGAAAGCACGTGA
- a CDS encoding ABC transporter ATP-binding protein encodes MIGSFLSAADKKLLTRLFKENFKKHVGWYSAAIAAMIVVAGMTSLSAWIMRDIVNSVYLKKGFDVVLEIAFAVAAIFIIKGLATFVQSYYLSKAGNSIVAEQQRKIYDRLLKQGVSFFQNLPSSELLVRVTYNAQSARNVIDTIVTSFVRDLFSLLGLIVVMFAQNFLLSAISMIIGPIAIFSVRLVLRRVRKIMEAELASLGEIVNVVQETSIGVRVIKAFSLENLMRQRMNKAVSDVEHRANGIAKLEAATSPIMETLSGLAIAAVIAVSGYTVLEKGGSPGDLMAFITALLLAYEPAKRLARMRVQIEGGMIGVRMMFEVLDAPLTLTEKTDALPLPKASGNVELKNVSFEYVSNQPVLKDVSVLFEGGKMTALVGPSGSGKSTIINLMMRLYDPQSGSVEINGMDLRDVSFASLREHVSYVGQETFLFSGTVKHNISVGRDNATDEEIIAAARAANAHDFIMNMPNGYDSKLGENGSGLSGGQRQRVAIARAMLRDADILILDEATSALDSESEALVRDALERLTFNKTSIVIAHRLSTINRADKIVVMDNGQVVEQGSRRELLATDGLYKRLHSIQFDADVA; translated from the coding sequence TTGATAGGATCCTTTCTGTCGGCAGCCGACAAGAAGCTGTTGACTCGGCTTTTCAAAGAGAACTTCAAAAAACACGTTGGGTGGTATTCGGCTGCGATCGCAGCGATGATCGTCGTCGCAGGCATGACTTCTCTCAGTGCCTGGATAATGCGTGACATTGTCAATAGTGTCTATCTGAAGAAAGGCTTCGATGTTGTTCTCGAGATCGCTTTTGCAGTAGCGGCGATTTTTATAATAAAAGGTCTCGCGACTTTTGTGCAGAGTTATTATCTCAGCAAGGCGGGCAACAGCATCGTTGCCGAGCAGCAGCGAAAAATCTACGATCGGCTTTTGAAACAAGGTGTATCCTTCTTTCAGAATTTGCCATCCTCGGAGTTGCTAGTCCGTGTAACATACAATGCTCAATCGGCGCGCAACGTCATCGACACTATCGTGACCTCTTTTGTTCGCGATCTTTTCTCCCTTCTTGGGCTGATCGTAGTAATGTTCGCGCAGAATTTTCTTCTGAGCGCGATTTCCATGATTATTGGTCCGATCGCGATTTTCAGCGTTCGTCTCGTACTGCGTCGCGTTCGAAAAATCATGGAGGCGGAACTTGCTTCGCTGGGCGAGATAGTCAATGTCGTACAAGAGACCAGCATTGGCGTTCGCGTCATCAAGGCGTTCTCTCTCGAAAATCTGATGCGCCAGCGCATGAACAAGGCTGTGTCCGACGTTGAGCATCGCGCCAATGGCATTGCAAAGCTTGAAGCGGCAACAAGCCCGATCATGGAGACGCTGTCCGGTCTCGCCATTGCCGCCGTCATCGCCGTGTCCGGTTATACCGTTCTCGAAAAAGGCGGATCGCCGGGCGACTTGATGGCCTTCATTACTGCCCTGCTTCTCGCCTATGAGCCAGCCAAGCGTCTTGCCCGTATGCGAGTCCAGATAGAAGGTGGGATGATCGGTGTACGCATGATGTTTGAGGTGCTCGATGCACCTCTCACGCTCACGGAAAAGACCGACGCTTTGCCGCTCCCCAAGGCAAGCGGCAATGTGGAGCTCAAGAACGTCAGCTTCGAATATGTTTCTAACCAGCCGGTTCTGAAGGATGTCAGCGTCCTGTTCGAGGGTGGAAAGATGACGGCCCTTGTCGGCCCTTCCGGTAGTGGCAAGTCAACGATCATCAACCTCATGATGCGTCTTTACGATCCACAAAGCGGTTCCGTCGAGATCAACGGAATGGATTTGCGCGATGTGTCCTTCGCCAGCCTGCGCGAGCATGTTTCTTACGTCGGCCAGGAAACCTTCCTTTTCTCGGGAACGGTGAAGCATAACATTTCCGTCGGTCGCGACAACGCTACCGATGAGGAAATCATTGCTGCGGCAAGAGCGGCTAATGCGCATGATTTCATCATGAACATGCCTAATGGTTATGACAGCAAGCTTGGCGAAAACGGCTCCGGCCTGTCCGGTGGCCAGCGTCAGCGTGTTGCCATCGCCCGCGCCATGCTGAGAGATGCGGACATATTGATCCTCGACGAAGCAACGAGCGCGCTCGATTCGGAATCCGAAGCGCTTGTTCGGGACGCGCTTGAGCGGTTGACGTTCAACAAGACCTCGATTGTCATTGCCCACCGGCTCTCCACGATTAACCGCGCCGACAAGATTGTCGTGATGGATAATGGTCAGGTTGTCGAGCAAGGAAGCCGTCGCGAGCTGCTCGCAACCGATGGTCTCTATAAGCGCCTGCACAGCATCCAGTTCGATGCGGACGTAGCCTAA